The Megasphaera stantonii genome includes a window with the following:
- a CDS encoding FAD-binding oxidoreductase: MKQYNPVTAEVVKALQDVVGEKYVKTAPDVLDVYKSDESLAPSYWRTPEVVVLPANTEEVAEIVKIANKYNVPVTPRSAGTSVSCGAVPVYHGIVLLMERMNRILEVNEEGMYMVVEAGVRTIDIQNLAKSKGLLYAGDPCSSDSCLIGGNLATNAGGNKAVRYGTTRHQVYAIEVVLPNGKIANLGAPLKKCSTGFCLDQLVIGSEGTLGIITKATLKLVPLCPYRLDVLAVFTDLGKATALVPNLIKAGLNPTSVEFMDNNFVRSASDYSDLRLPHYEDGYYDIISIETFNEDELDDKMEKLAAICEACGATDVVEADDRVWTVRRNCLESTRVFSKVATSEDLVVPVTKIADCIQSLVEESKKYDFRVFCLAHAGDGNLHFQILKCDMSDEEWEKQLEEFRDVAYKYVYGLGGRLSGEHGIGFKRLDYMEKYTDPVELELMKSIKRAIDPNWILNPGKVISAD, translated from the coding sequence ATGAAACAATACAATCCAGTTACAGCAGAAGTCGTCAAGGCGCTTCAGGACGTCGTCGGGGAAAAATACGTCAAAACGGCGCCCGACGTATTAGACGTGTATAAATCTGATGAAAGCCTGGCTCCGTCGTATTGGCGCACGCCTGAAGTCGTCGTGCTGCCGGCTAATACGGAAGAAGTGGCCGAAATCGTCAAGATCGCCAACAAGTACAACGTTCCCGTTACGCCGCGAAGCGCCGGCACCAGCGTCAGCTGCGGCGCCGTGCCGGTATACCATGGCATCGTCCTGCTGATGGAACGGATGAACCGCATTTTGGAAGTCAACGAAGAAGGCATGTACATGGTTGTCGAAGCGGGCGTGCGTACGATCGACATTCAAAATTTGGCTAAATCTAAAGGCCTGCTGTACGCCGGCGACCCGTGCAGCTCCGACAGCTGCCTCATCGGCGGCAACCTGGCTACCAACGCCGGCGGCAACAAAGCTGTGCGCTATGGCACGACCCGTCATCAGGTATACGCCATTGAAGTCGTCCTGCCGAACGGCAAGATCGCCAACCTCGGCGCGCCGCTGAAAAAGTGCTCGACAGGCTTCTGCCTCGACCAGCTGGTCATCGGCTCGGAAGGCACGCTGGGCATCATTACGAAGGCGACGCTGAAGCTCGTCCCCCTGTGCCCGTACCGCCTTGACGTATTGGCCGTCTTTACCGACCTGGGCAAAGCCACGGCTCTGGTGCCGAACTTGATCAAAGCCGGCCTCAATCCGACGTCCGTCGAATTTATGGACAACAACTTCGTCCGCAGCGCCAGCGATTACAGCGATCTGCGCCTGCCTCATTATGAAGACGGTTACTACGATATCATTTCGATTGAAACGTTCAATGAAGACGAACTGGACGACAAGATGGAAAAATTGGCGGCCATTTGCGAAGCCTGCGGCGCAACGGACGTCGTAGAAGCCGACGACAGAGTGTGGACAGTTCGCCGCAACTGCCTGGAAAGCACGCGGGTGTTCTCCAAGGTCGCCACGTCGGAAGATTTGGTCGTACCGGTCACGAAGATTGCCGACTGCATACAGTCCTTAGTCGAAGAAAGCAAGAAATACGACTTCCGCGTATTCTGCCTGGCTCACGCCGGCGACGGCAACCTCCATTTCCAAATCCTAAAATGCGATATGAGCGATGAGGAATGGGAAAAACAGCTGGAAGAATTCCGCGACGTCGCCTATAAATACGTATACGGCTTAGGCGGCCGCTTGTCCGGCGAACACGGCATCGGCTTTAAGCGTCTCGACTACATGGAAAAATACACCGACCCGGTAGAGCTGGAACTCATGAAGTCCATTAAACGGGCTATCGACCCCAACTGGATTTTAAACCCCGGTAAAGTCATCAGCGCCGACTAA
- a CDS encoding GntR family transcriptional regulator, translating into MKKTTGYKLEPIQLDVYRPLRDVVSDVLRQAIKDGVLKPGERLMEIRLAEELGVSRTPIREAIRKLEQEGFVVMVPRRGTYVADISLKDISQVFEIRGALEELAAGLAAERITPDELERLERILVEINEYMAHDDFDKIVDADVRFHDVLYQASRNQRLVDILHNLREQMLRFRSISMHYPGRLAATWEEHRQMVENIANHNSAMARKVAKKHMENSEKTLLKGISQDEESARQIHELFPHS; encoded by the coding sequence ATGAAGAAAACGACGGGATATAAATTAGAGCCCATTCAGTTAGACGTATATAGACCGTTGCGCGATGTCGTCAGCGACGTGCTGCGCCAGGCGATTAAGGACGGCGTGCTGAAGCCTGGCGAGCGGTTGATGGAAATTCGCCTGGCCGAGGAGCTGGGCGTGAGCAGGACGCCGATCCGCGAAGCCATCCGCAAATTGGAGCAGGAAGGGTTTGTCGTCATGGTGCCCCGGCGCGGTACCTATGTGGCCGATATTTCGCTGAAGGATATTTCCCAGGTTTTTGAAATCCGCGGCGCTTTGGAAGAGCTGGCCGCCGGCCTGGCCGCCGAGCGCATTACGCCGGATGAGCTGGAGCGGCTGGAGCGGATATTGGTGGAAATCAACGAATACATGGCTCACGACGACTTTGATAAGATCGTCGACGCTGACGTCCGCTTTCATGACGTCCTGTATCAGGCCAGCCGGAATCAGCGCCTCGTCGACATCCTGCATAATCTGAGAGAGCAGATGCTCCGCTTCCGCTCCATATCCATGCATTATCCGGGCCGCCTGGCGGCTACGTGGGAAGAACACCGGCAGATGGTGGAAAACATTGCCAACCATAACAGCGCCATGGCCCGCAAGGTAGCAAAGAAGCATATGGAAAATTCGGAAAAGACCCTGCTCAAGGGCATCAGTCAGGACGAAGAGTCGGCTCGTCAGATTCATGAATTGTTTCCTCATTCGTAA
- the phoU gene encoding phosphate signaling complex protein PhoU, with protein MLQTYENSMKELNQELSALGLSIEAAIDKTWKVLETFDVELADEVYNGDTEIDEKVRECMRMDLTISMTQSPVAADWRSLMATLKILSDLERIADHCADICRYVHLLADTGHPIAPPPGLREMYGVMSSMVSDVLDFYKGKDSAQAELMKDKDGVVDVAFTHLMEEISEQMNKDSQNSKQYVTYVLIVKYIERMADHANNIANWVIYREKNEINI; from the coding sequence ATGTTACAAACATATGAAAATTCTATGAAGGAGCTGAACCAAGAGCTGTCTGCTCTGGGACTCAGCATCGAGGCCGCCATCGATAAGACCTGGAAGGTCTTGGAAACCTTTGATGTCGAATTGGCCGACGAAGTGTATAACGGCGATACGGAAATCGACGAAAAGGTACGGGAATGCATGCGCATGGACTTGACCATTAGCATGACCCAGAGTCCTGTAGCCGCCGATTGGCGCAGTCTCATGGCCACGCTGAAGATTTTGTCCGACTTGGAACGCATTGCCGACCACTGCGCAGATATTTGCCGGTACGTCCATTTGCTGGCCGATACGGGCCATCCCATCGCGCCGCCGCCGGGACTGCGGGAAATGTACGGCGTCATGTCGTCCATGGTCAGCGACGTCCTCGATTTCTACAAGGGCAAGGACAGCGCTCAGGCCGAGCTGATGAAGGATAAGGACGGCGTCGTCGACGTAGCCTTTACCCATCTGATGGAAGAAATTTCCGAACAGATGAACAAGGATTCCCAGAATTCCAAGCAGTACGTCACCTACGTGCTGATCGTCAAATATATTGAACGCATGGCCGACCATGCCAACAATATTGCCAACTGGGTTATTTACCGAGAAAAGAACGAAATCAATATTTAA
- a CDS encoding DUF1858 domain-containing protein → MAEITKDTGIIEAVQKYPQILEVFQQYGLGCVGCMAAHFETIGQGAGAHGIDVDALIADLNECIAAKG, encoded by the coding sequence ATGGCAGAAATTACAAAAGATACGGGCATCATCGAAGCGGTTCAGAAATATCCCCAGATTCTCGAAGTATTCCAGCAATACGGTCTGGGCTGCGTCGGCTGCATGGCCGCCCACTTTGAAACGATCGGCCAAGGCGCCGGCGCCCACGGCATCGACGTAGACGCTCTCATCGCCGATCTCAACGAATGCATCGCAGCGAAGGGCTAA
- a CDS encoding DUF1653 domain-containing protein, producing MRDLPQAHEIWRHFKNNMYEIITIAEHTETGEKFVIYKALQDTMKTYARPLKDFMSEVDKAKYPKADQDFRFVKVK from the coding sequence ATGAGAGATTTACCGCAGGCCCATGAAATATGGCGTCATTTTAAAAATAATATGTACGAAATCATTACGATTGCAGAGCATACGGAAACAGGTGAAAAGTTCGTCATCTATAAAGCGCTGCAGGATACGATGAAGACCTACGCCCGCCCGCTGAAGGATTTCATGAGCGAAGTGGATAAGGCGAAGTATCCGAAGGCAGATCAGGATTTTCGCTTTGTCAAAGTAAAATAA
- the larA gene encoding nickel-dependent lactate racemase, which produces MKTFSLPCGKGTQTVSLEESHMLYDLHGNDVTVAADEQAAVRQALRQPVGSAPLRDIIQAGDTVAIIVSDITRLVHTDVMLPVIVEELNSIGVKDEQITVITAQGTHRAHTPEEDAIVCGQEMAKRLRIVNHDCRNDEALTCIGTTTYGNDVYINAEAVKADKVILTGSVSFHPMAGFGGGRKAVLPGIAGYDTIMRNHAMALTEDVGGGCNPLCETSLLEHNPLHDDMRQAAEMLNPAYLVNTVFTADGELYEVVGGHWHEAWKKGCEDLLRIASVPIQELSDVTIGSAGGYPKDMNLYQSMKAHMNSVFATKPGGIMIFTLDCPDIKEPAIFTNWFFRSNMEEFERDLRADFSIPAFVAFKSRCIINSMKQVYVVTRPENFDIIRQSGQIPAATLEEAWAMAQEELKREGKDDYMVTVMGHASATFPVLQK; this is translated from the coding sequence ATGAAAACTTTTTCGCTTCCCTGCGGCAAAGGGACACAAACCGTTTCGTTGGAAGAAAGCCATATGTTATACGACCTGCACGGCAACGACGTAACCGTCGCCGCCGATGAACAGGCCGCAGTACGTCAGGCTCTGCGCCAGCCTGTAGGCAGCGCGCCCCTGCGCGACATCATCCAGGCCGGCGATACCGTGGCCATCATCGTCAGCGATATTACCCGCCTGGTCCATACGGATGTCATGCTGCCAGTTATCGTGGAGGAATTGAACTCCATCGGCGTAAAGGATGAGCAGATCACCGTCATTACAGCCCAGGGTACCCATCGGGCTCATACGCCGGAAGAAGACGCCATCGTCTGCGGCCAGGAGATGGCGAAACGCCTGCGCATCGTCAACCACGACTGCCGCAACGACGAGGCCTTGACCTGCATCGGCACGACGACCTATGGAAACGACGTATATATCAACGCCGAAGCAGTTAAGGCCGATAAGGTTATTTTGACCGGCTCCGTGTCCTTCCATCCCATGGCTGGATTCGGCGGCGGCCGAAAGGCCGTGCTGCCCGGTATTGCCGGATACGACACGATCATGCGCAATCACGCCATGGCCTTGACGGAAGACGTTGGCGGCGGCTGCAACCCGTTGTGCGAAACGAGCCTGCTGGAACACAACCCCCTCCATGACGACATGCGTCAGGCGGCGGAAATGCTGAACCCGGCCTATCTGGTCAATACGGTGTTTACGGCTGACGGAGAGTTATACGAAGTCGTAGGCGGCCATTGGCATGAAGCGTGGAAAAAGGGCTGTGAAGACTTACTGCGCATTGCCAGCGTGCCGATTCAGGAGTTGTCGGACGTCACGATCGGTTCGGCCGGCGGATATCCTAAGGATATGAACCTGTATCAGAGCATGAAGGCCCATATGAACTCCGTCTTTGCGACGAAGCCCGGCGGCATTATGATTTTCACCTTAGATTGCCCGGACATTAAGGAACCGGCTATTTTTACGAATTGGTTTTTCCGCAGCAACATGGAAGAATTTGAACGGGATTTGCGCGCCGATTTTTCGATTCCCGCTTTCGTAGCCTTTAAATCGCGGTGCATCATCAATTCCATGAAGCAGGTATATGTCGTTACCCGGCCGGAAAACTTTGATATCATCCGCCAGAGCGGCCAGATTCCGGCGGCGACGCTGGAAGAAGCCTGGGCTATGGCGCAGGAAGAATTGAAGCGGGAAGGGAAGGACGACTATATGGTGACCGTTATGGGACACGCGTCGGCTACCTTCCCGGTACTGCAGAAATAA
- a CDS encoding deoxyguanosinetriphosphate triphosphohydrolase family protein, producing the protein MEKAFASVRMDEHHPNWQIAISRKGSLYRREGDFRTEFGRDYTRILHSTAYSRLKHKTQVFFTTKNDHICTRIEHVNHVASVSGTIGRYLGLNTELISAIANGHDLGHAPFGHLGERVLSRISQAELGETFWHERQGLRVVDDMETLLDPAGKMKNMMLTYAVRDGIINHCGEVRQTVLRPREYVVPLESITRPNEYEPYTWEGCVVKIADKIAYLGRDIEDAVRLRILTEDGKPLAELKQRLNEQLHAHLQSLTNTSIMYPLITDICRESTPEKGLVLSESHLKLMDDVMKFNYEYIYRSKRLEVYHAYARLILESIYGILKACYAGSNTLRELERLRQDYPTLGKHFLERMKKYSDIGRAVASRDKFGNAFGNAVMYRIADDEKDYRLACIDYIAGMTDTYAEKIFDELTTF; encoded by the coding sequence ATGGAAAAGGCCTTTGCTTCTGTACGCATGGACGAGCATCATCCGAACTGGCAGATTGCCATCAGCCGTAAAGGCAGCCTGTATCGTCGGGAAGGAGATTTCCGCACGGAATTTGGCCGCGATTATACGCGTATTCTTCATTCGACGGCCTACAGCCGCCTCAAGCACAAGACCCAGGTGTTTTTTACGACGAAAAACGACCATATCTGCACGCGCATTGAGCACGTCAATCACGTCGCGTCCGTAAGCGGTACCATCGGCCGGTATTTGGGGCTGAATACGGAGCTCATCAGCGCCATTGCCAACGGCCACGACCTGGGCCACGCGCCTTTCGGCCATTTGGGCGAACGGGTATTGAGCCGCATCAGCCAGGCCGAGCTGGGCGAGACGTTTTGGCACGAACGGCAGGGCCTCCGCGTCGTCGACGATATGGAAACGCTGCTGGACCCAGCCGGGAAAATGAAAAACATGATGCTGACCTACGCCGTCCGCGACGGCATTATCAATCACTGCGGCGAAGTGCGGCAGACGGTGCTGCGTCCCCGGGAATACGTCGTCCCTCTGGAGTCGATTACCCGTCCCAACGAATACGAGCCCTATACCTGGGAAGGCTGCGTCGTCAAAATTGCCGATAAAATCGCCTATCTGGGCAGAGATATTGAAGACGCCGTGCGCCTGCGCATCCTGACGGAAGACGGCAAGCCCCTGGCCGAGTTGAAGCAGCGGCTGAACGAGCAGCTTCACGCCCATCTCCAGTCCCTGACCAATACGTCGATCATGTATCCCCTGATTACAGATATCTGCCGGGAAAGCACGCCGGAGAAGGGGCTGGTACTTTCAGAGTCCCATCTGAAGCTCATGGACGACGTCATGAAGTTCAACTACGAGTACATTTACCGTAGCAAGCGTCTGGAAGTATACCATGCCTACGCCAGGCTGATTCTGGAATCGATTTACGGCATTTTGAAGGCCTGCTATGCCGGTAGCAATACGCTGCGGGAACTGGAACGGCTGCGCCAGGACTATCCCACCTTAGGAAAACATTTTTTGGAGCGCATGAAGAAGTATTCCGATATTGGCCGGGCCGTAGCCAGCCGGGATAAATTCGGCAACGCCTTCGGAAACGCTGTGATGTACCGCATCGCCGACGATGAAAAAGACTACCGGCTGGCCTGCATCGATTATATCGCCGGCATGACCGATACCTACGCAGAAAAAATTTTCGACGAGCTTACGACATTTTAA
- the ispE gene encoding 4-(cytidine 5'-diphospho)-2-C-methyl-D-erythritol kinase produces MIEEIGCGKINLALAITGRRDDGYHDIDTIFQSIGLHDVIRLEEADEFLLTCSNSALACDETNLAYKAYKALLPYRRGPKGVRIHIEKNIPVAAGLAGGSTDCAAVLRGLNRLWRLGLTTEELCRIGASIGADVPFCICGGTMRGRGIGEILTPLPPLPPRPVLIAHPPVPVYTGKAYSLFDTTPRLQGIAVDEAAKAVEAADFEGLEAHMGNTFEELVIPDVPMIESCRAMLRRQGLRPLMAGSGPTVFALVPPSASADDIYRAVAAEAKDRGIDVYISSLVEGNGEPYEENDGI; encoded by the coding sequence ATGATAGAAGAGATAGGCTGCGGAAAAATTAATTTGGCCCTGGCGATTACAGGCCGGCGGGACGATGGATACCACGATATCGATACGATATTTCAATCTATCGGCCTGCATGACGTAATCCGCTTGGAAGAGGCAGATGAATTTTTGCTGACCTGTTCGAATTCAGCGCTGGCCTGCGACGAGACGAATTTAGCGTATAAAGCTTATAAAGCGCTGCTTCCGTACCGCCGCGGCCCGAAAGGCGTTCGCATTCATATCGAAAAGAACATTCCCGTCGCGGCAGGGCTGGCCGGCGGCAGCACGGACTGCGCAGCTGTGCTGCGGGGGCTCAATCGCCTGTGGCGGCTGGGCCTGACGACGGAGGAGCTGTGCCGCATCGGCGCGTCTATCGGCGCCGATGTTCCCTTTTGCATCTGCGGCGGGACGATGCGAGGCAGGGGCATCGGCGAGATATTGACGCCGCTGCCGCCTCTGCCGCCGCGGCCTGTCCTCATCGCGCATCCGCCTGTGCCGGTCTACACGGGGAAAGCCTATTCCTTATTCGACACGACGCCCCGTTTGCAGGGCATAGCTGTGGATGAGGCGGCGAAGGCTGTAGAAGCCGCCGATTTTGAAGGGCTGGAAGCCCATATGGGCAACACCTTTGAAGAACTGGTCATTCCCGACGTGCCGATGATAGAATCGTGCCGGGCCATGCTGCGCCGTCAGGGCCTGCGGCCTCTCATGGCCGGCAGCGGGCCCACCGTATTTGCCCTGGTGCCGCCGTCGGCATCGGCTGACGACATATACAGGGCCGTTGCGGCAGAGGCGAAAGACCGGGGAATTGATGTATATATAAGTTCGTTAGTGGAAGGAAATGGCGAGCCATATGAAGAAAACGACGGGATATAA
- a CDS encoding YitT family protein: MKTTQDTSLKQLAIPYIASFIGCLIVTVGMNAFFIPHHLLSSGIGGVAIMFYFAVGLPVGVGIFALNIPIMIACYKFMGRQYTILSIVGTAIFSVLADATAFLSTWDIVKDPMISSITGGLVSGLGFGILYKYNGNSGGLDVVGAIVKKYYSLEMGNVVMVINSLILVAAAYMFSLEMAVLTFVSTYITAFITNKVVIGLKQRKSVFIISNHAEEIANLLMRYIGHGATYLYGQGAYTMQDKRIIYAVIKLTEIAKIKELVNKIDPGAFMIISDASEVVGRGFTGPSVKYHDSPGDALKMPRTKKNMPPEY, from the coding sequence ATGAAAACAACACAGGACACATCGCTGAAACAATTGGCAATTCCCTACATTGCCTCCTTCATCGGCTGTCTCATCGTAACCGTCGGTATGAATGCATTTTTCATCCCCCATCACCTGCTCAGCAGCGGCATCGGCGGCGTAGCCATCATGTTTTACTTCGCCGTAGGCCTGCCTGTCGGCGTAGGTATTTTCGCCCTCAACATACCGATTATGATCGCCTGCTACAAATTCATGGGGCGGCAGTATACTATCCTCAGTATCGTCGGCACGGCCATCTTCTCCGTACTGGCCGACGCAACGGCCTTCCTTTCGACGTGGGATATCGTCAAGGATCCGATGATTTCCAGCATCACCGGCGGCCTGGTATCAGGACTGGGATTCGGCATTTTATACAAATACAACGGCAACAGCGGCGGCCTGGACGTCGTCGGAGCCATCGTAAAGAAATACTATTCCCTGGAAATGGGCAACGTCGTCATGGTCATCAACTCCCTCATCCTCGTCGCCGCCGCCTACATGTTTTCCCTGGAAATGGCCGTTCTCACCTTCGTCAGCACCTATATTACGGCCTTCATTACCAACAAGGTCGTCATCGGCCTGAAGCAGCGGAAATCGGTCTTTATCATTTCCAACCATGCGGAAGAAATCGCCAACCTGCTCATGCGCTACATCGGCCACGGCGCGACGTACCTGTACGGCCAGGGAGCTTATACCATGCAGGATAAACGCATTATCTACGCCGTCATCAAGCTGACGGAAATCGCCAAGATCAAGGAACTGGTCAACAAAATCGACCCTGGAGCCTTCATGATCATCAGCGACGCCTCGGAAGTCGTCGGCCGCGGCTTTACAGGGCCGTCCGTAAAATACCACGATTCGCCGGGCGACGCTCTGAAAATGCCGCGAACCAAGAAAAATATGCCGCCGGAATATTAA
- a CDS encoding L-lactate permease: MVFLAVLPLLWLIVALSILKVPAWKACGVAAIISFIVAVVPFGKEAGIMATGALEGVALAIWPILLVITSAIFTYNLVVRTGAMETIKTMLTSVSSDMRILSLLLAWGFGAFMEGMAGFGTAVAIPAAMMVGLGFHPLKSILACLVANSVPTTFGSIAIPTTTLATLTHLDSVGLGQFIAIQLFILNTLSPFFVVMIMGGGPKALKGVFLPTLISGLALSVPELLINMAMGPELSVIVPSAIIMGSIVVCAKIFKTDDPEYRVEAEVRQISSSEGISATMPFILIFVLLIITSKFFPFINGPLSAFKTSVQIYAGPGASPYTFVWVATPGIMIFLSAFLGGAYQKASFGKMLGVLGDTFKGLKFTYVTIICVVMTAKLMTYSGMTAEIAGALVAATGSMYPAFAPLVGALGAFITGSGTNANVLFGPLQTAAAAQMVPGDTGLAMWLAATNSAGAGIGKMFSPQSIAIGIGAVAPALEAYISEKKVESGEADSLRQSIQANVIMQSIAKYFVIYIVVAGICAYFGLSMFVH; the protein is encoded by the coding sequence ATGGTATTTTTGGCAGTACTGCCGCTGTTATGGCTTATCGTTGCCTTATCCATTTTAAAAGTACCGGCATGGAAAGCCTGTGGGGTTGCAGCAATTATTTCATTCATCGTCGCCGTCGTGCCCTTCGGTAAGGAAGCCGGCATCATGGCAACAGGCGCGTTGGAAGGCGTTGCCTTGGCTATTTGGCCTATCTTGTTAGTTATCACGTCAGCTATTTTTACCTATAACCTCGTCGTTCGCACCGGGGCTATGGAAACGATTAAGACGATGCTGACGTCCGTAAGCTCGGATATGCGTATCCTGTCCCTCCTCTTGGCCTGGGGCTTCGGCGCCTTCATGGAAGGCATGGCTGGTTTCGGTACGGCTGTTGCTATTCCTGCCGCTATGATGGTTGGCCTTGGCTTCCATCCTTTGAAATCTATTTTGGCCTGCTTAGTTGCTAACTCCGTTCCGACGACGTTCGGGTCTATCGCTATTCCGACGACGACGTTGGCAACGTTGACCCACCTTGATTCCGTTGGCTTGGGCCAGTTCATTGCAATTCAGCTCTTTATTCTTAATACGTTAAGCCCGTTCTTCGTAGTTATGATCATGGGCGGCGGCCCGAAAGCCCTGAAAGGCGTATTCCTGCCGACCCTGATTTCCGGCTTGGCCCTGTCCGTTCCGGAATTGCTCATCAACATGGCTATGGGTCCTGAACTGTCCGTTATCGTTCCGTCGGCTATTATCATGGGCTCCATCGTCGTCTGCGCGAAGATCTTCAAGACCGACGATCCGGAATACCGCGTCGAAGCTGAAGTTCGTCAGATTTCTTCCAGCGAAGGTATCAGCGCAACGATGCCTTTCATTTTGATCTTTGTCTTGTTGATCATTACGTCTAAGTTCTTCCCGTTCATCAACGGCCCGCTCAGCGCATTTAAGACGTCTGTTCAGATTTATGCTGGTCCCGGCGCTTCTCCGTATACCTTTGTATGGGTTGCTACGCCTGGCATCATGATCTTCCTTTCGGCATTCCTCGGCGGTGCTTATCAGAAAGCAAGCTTTGGCAAAATGCTCGGCGTTTTGGGCGATACGTTCAAAGGCCTGAAATTTACGTACGTTACGATTATCTGCGTCGTTATGACGGCTAAATTGATGACGTACAGCGGCATGACCGCTGAAATCGCCGGCGCTCTCGTCGCTGCGACGGGTTCCATGTATCCGGCCTTTGCTCCTCTCGTAGGCGCTCTCGGCGCATTCATCACCGGTTCCGGCACGAACGCCAACGTCCTCTTCGGGCCCCTGCAGACGGCGGCTGCCGCGCAGATGGTTCCCGGCGACACGGGCTTGGCTATGTGGCTCGCAGCTACGAACTCCGCAGGCGCAGGCATCGGCAAGATGTTCTCCCCGCAGAGTATCGCTATCGGCATCGGCGCTGTTGCTCCGGCACTGGAAGCTTACATTTCTGAAAAGAAAGTGGAAAGCGGCGAAGCGGACAGCCTGCGTCAGAGCATTCAGGCCAACGTCATCATGCAGAGCATCGCGAAATACTTCGTTATCTACATCGTAGTAGCTGGTATCTGCGCGTATTTCGGCTTGAGCATGTTCGTTCACTAA